In Kineococcus sp. NBC_00420, a single genomic region encodes these proteins:
- a CDS encoding cell division protein CrgA, with the protein MSRPHPLLEVDVPRRKESDDTESSVDAVNDTPAKGRKGRKGQVDAVADADRAVKRKNQLTPRWWIWTMVGLMVVGLLWIVVFYLSGALLPVPGWNNWNLVMGFGLVLVGFAMTTRWR; encoded by the coding sequence GTGTCCCGGCCCCACCCCCTACTGGAGGTCGACGTGCCCCGCCGCAAGGAGTCCGACGACACGGAGTCGAGTGTCGACGCCGTGAACGACACGCCGGCCAAGGGTCGCAAGGGCCGGAAGGGCCAGGTCGACGCGGTCGCCGACGCCGACCGGGCCGTGAAGCGCAAGAACCAGCTCACGCCGCGCTGGTGGATCTGGACGATGGTCGGCCTGATGGTCGTCGGCCTGCTCTGGATCGTCGTGTTCTACCTGTCGGGCGCGCTGCTGCCCGTGCCGGGCTGGAACAACTGGAACCTGGTGATGGGCTTCGGGCTCGTGCTCGTCGGGTTCGCG
- a CDS encoding DUF881 domain-containing protein codes for MGGPPWRRSARRPTARRLAVAGVFALAGLLFATSAQTSRGTDLRSENADLGSLVAQRSRENEQRSAQVSALRGEVDTLTRDAGSSAGTGGDPLQDTGLGTTSGALAVTGPGVTVTLDDAPTSEPRPAGAAPDDLVVHQQDVEAVVNALWAGGAEAMMIMDQRIVSTSAVRCVGNVLVLQGRTYSPPYRISAIGDVDALRSGLARSSAISIYQEYVSAYGLGYQVSAGKDLQLPAFDGTTSTTYAKAGAG; via the coding sequence GTGGGTGGTCCACCCTGGCGACGGTCCGCTCGACGACCGACCGCCCGGCGACTGGCCGTCGCCGGCGTCTTCGCGCTGGCCGGGTTGCTCTTCGCCACCAGCGCCCAGACCTCGCGCGGGACCGACCTGCGCTCCGAGAACGCCGACCTCGGCTCCCTCGTCGCCCAGCGCTCCCGCGAGAACGAACAGCGCTCCGCCCAGGTCTCCGCGCTGCGCGGCGAGGTCGACACCCTCACCCGCGACGCCGGCAGCAGCGCCGGCACCGGCGGTGACCCGCTGCAGGACACCGGGCTGGGCACCACCTCCGGGGCGCTCGCGGTCACCGGGCCGGGGGTCACGGTCACCCTCGACGACGCCCCGACGAGCGAACCGCGACCGGCCGGCGCGGCCCCCGACGACCTCGTCGTGCACCAGCAGGACGTGGAGGCCGTCGTCAACGCGCTGTGGGCCGGTGGCGCCGAGGCGATGATGATCATGGACCAGCGGATCGTGTCGACCTCGGCCGTGCGCTGCGTCGGCAACGTCCTCGTCCTGCAGGGTCGCACCTACTCCCCGCCGTACCGGATCAGCGCCATCGGCGACGTCGACGCCCTGCGCTCCGGCCTCGCGCGCTCGAGCGCGATCTCGATCTACCAGGAGTACGTCAGCGCCTACGGTCTCGGCTACCAGGTCTCCGCCGGGAAGGACCTGCAGCTGCCCGCCTTCGACGGGACCACGAGCACGACCTACGCGAAGGCCGGTGCCGGGTGA